CAAGCGTCCTCAGATGGCCGCGATTGCTGCAGAGCTGGCTGATCGCGTTGTGGTCACATCCGACAATCCACGCACGGAGGATCCTCAGCGCATTCTCGACGATGTGGTGGCGGGGCTTTCTTCAGGCATCGACTACCAGGTGGAAGTTGACCGAGCGATCGCGATCGCTCAGGCGATTGCTCAGGCAGGAACCGGTGATCTTGTCTTGATCGCCGGTAAAGGGCATGAGGATTACCAGATTGTGGGTACTGAAAAGCTGCATTTCGACGACAGAGAAGAAGCAGAGCGAGCCCTCAAGCAACGCTTCGATGCCAAAAAAGTTGGTCGTTAAGCTTCAGTTTTTGATCGGGCATCAGTTTGATGATTGCTACTCAAGATGCGATTGTCTTGAGTGATTTTGATGCTCATAACTTCTTTGTTCCTATCGAGTTGGCTTTGATTTCTGTGCTGCTATTTTCACGAGATGATTGAGTTGTTCGCAAACGAGCTTGGGACGTTCGATCTGTATGAAGTGTCCACCCTGAGCTCTGAGAGCCTTGCTGTTTGGATTCTGGTTTAACCATTGCTTTTGCAGGCTGTTCCAATTTCCTTTGATTGGAGTGCTGGAATTCATTTCAGTAGATGACATGATAATGATTGGGAATGTGCTGCTCATCGGAGGCAGCTCTGCCACTTGCCTTTTGCTTGCCTGAAATCCTTTCTGTTGATAAAAACCATCGGCTGTGATTCCATTGTTTTTGCGTTGATTTGAAACGTTGTATAGCTTGTAGGCTTCCCTGCTGGGAATGTCTCCAATTGTTGTGAGGGCGATGTCAAATTGTTTTTGAATCCGGTCTGAATACAGGAAATTGCTCGGTACTGGATCAACCATCAGCATGCCGGCGATTGAGTCAGGATATTTGCGTGCAAAATATCCTGCATAGAGTCCACCGTATGAGTGTGAAACGAGAATATATGGTGATTTAATGCGATTCCTGTCTAGGAGTTGGACGAGTTTGGAATTGACGTGTTTCGCTGTGATCGGATTTGCTGAAGAGACGCTGAAGTCTGGTGAGCTTTGGCCTAGGCCGCTTCGGTCGTACATGAACAGATTGCCAAGCTGTTTGATGCACTCAAAGAACGTTTCGTTTGCAGACCATGCTTCTAATGACGATCCTGTTCCGTTTTGAAAAACAATAGTGCCTTTGAAGATTGAATTGGGGTTTGGATGATATTGAGAGTGCAAAAGACTGTTGTCAATTTCTGTGAAATTGACCTGAGCCGAGGCCAGCGCAGTCCAGAGATAAGAAGATGGAATGATTAGTTTTTGGAGTGTGTTTTTCATGTCTTTCAGGGCTCGCTCCATGGCGCTCCTGGCGCTATCTGCCCATCGCTGACAACGTCCGAATCCGATCGATGAGTTGCGCCATGTCGTTCTCGCTGGTGCAGATATGGGTGCAGGCACGCAGGCAGATCGGATCTGCCAAATCACGGATCCAGATCTGTTCTGCACCCAGTGCTTTCACCACATCGGCTGGTGGGACTGCCGTTGCCTCAGCGTGCATCTGAAAACTCACGAGACCAGCAGGCGGTGGGCCTTCAAGCAGTGGTGAGATCCCGGGGATCGACTGCAGCTGACTCCACAGCTGGTTGCTCAGAGTGCGGATGCACTCGAGTCGATCGCCATCCGAGCCTGCCTGCTCCAGCAGCTCAAGAGAGCAGCGCAGACCAGCCATCAATGGCACGCAGCTGGTGGCCACCTCAAAGCGACGGCTGTCGTGATGGAAGGGGTCTGGATCATCAGCTACAGCCCGCGTTTCATCCTGAAGACTGCGCCAGCCGATCATGGTGGGATGGGCTTCCGTAAGCATGCGCTCTGAGAGCGCCACCCCACCCAGCCCTTCCGGACCACAGGTCCATTTGTGCCCGGTAAAGGCATAGATATCGGCCGCTTCTGCCGCCTCTGCAACGGGGATCTGGCCGACGCTCTGTGCAGCATCAACGAGTAGGTAAGGCTGTGCCGGGTGCTGTTGCAGCTGTGCGGCCACTGTCGTAATCGGCATCTGCTGACCGGTGTTCCAGAGCAGATGCGACAACACCACCAGCCGGGTTCGGCTGGTGAGCTGCTGTTCGAGGGCCGCCAGCACGTCGCGATCGGTGCGGGCCTGTTGATCGTGTCCGAGTCTGAGTTGCTTCACCGGCAGTGTCTTGACCTGAAGCTGGCGGCGACGAGCCAGTTCGTGGCAGGCCGCGACGACGCCGGGGTGTTCACAGTCGCTGATCAGAATGTGGTCGCCATCCTCAAGGGGAAGGCCCCAGAGCGGCAGCACACACCCAGTGGTGACGTTCTCACTCAGGGCGAGCCGATGGGCTGGCACATTGCACAACCGGGCCAGACGGCCGCGAGTTTTGCTCACTTCGGAGCTGATGTAGGGCCAGATGTCGGTCGTGAAGGGGCCGAGTTCCTGGATCTGTTTCCAGCTGGTGGTGATGGCCTCCAGCGAGGGTGTTGGCAGCGGCCCCTGCCCGCCGTAGTTGAAGTAGGTCTTGTTAGCCAGCGCGGGGCAGAGTGATCGCAGCTTGTTGGTGTCCATAGGCCCTTGGGCGTACCAGTGAGTAACTAACGCTGTGTCGAAAGGTGACCCATCGGAAGCATCTTTACGTCCGAAAAGCGCGGAATGGGGATCAGCTACAGCGTGGCGTTTCTAAGGACATTCAGCCAGTCATTCATGGAGGATTGGTTGAGACCGCTGGATCGACCTATCGAATGGCGTAAAAACTTTCGCCCGCTTAAAAACCATGTCAATGCATGGATGCTTCATGAGCTGTTGCTGTCCGTAATGGGCAGTACTTCTGCCCCGAATCTTGCCCAACAGATCATCCCTGCTATGAAACTAGTTATGGCAGAGGATCCTGCAGCTGCGCCTGC
Above is a window of Synechococcus sp. BIOS-E4-1 DNA encoding:
- a CDS encoding alpha/beta fold hydrolase — encoded protein: MERALKDMKNTLQKLIIPSSYLWTALASAQVNFTEIDNSLLHSQYHPNPNSIFKGTIVFQNGTGSSLEAWSANETFFECIKQLGNLFMYDRSGLGQSSPDFSVSSANPITAKHVNSKLVQLLDRNRIKSPYILVSHSYGGLYAGYFARKYPDSIAGMLMVDPVPSNFLYSDRIQKQFDIALTTIGDIPSREAYKLYNVSNQRKNNGITADGFYQQKGFQASKRQVAELPPMSSTFPIIIMSSTEMNSSTPIKGNWNSLQKQWLNQNPNSKALRAQGGHFIQIERPKLVCEQLNHLVKIAAQKSKPTR
- a CDS encoding aminotransferase class V-fold PLP-dependent enzyme, which encodes MDTNKLRSLCPALANKTYFNYGGQGPLPTPSLEAITTSWKQIQELGPFTTDIWPYISSEVSKTRGRLARLCNVPAHRLALSENVTTGCVLPLWGLPLEDGDHILISDCEHPGVVAACHELARRRQLQVKTLPVKQLRLGHDQQARTDRDVLAALEQQLTSRTRLVVLSHLLWNTGQQMPITTVAAQLQQHPAQPYLLVDAAQSVGQIPVAEAAEAADIYAFTGHKWTCGPEGLGGVALSERMLTEAHPTMIGWRSLQDETRAVADDPDPFHHDSRRFEVATSCVPLMAGLRCSLELLEQAGSDGDRLECIRTLSNQLWSQLQSIPGISPLLEGPPPAGLVSFQMHAEATAVPPADVVKALGAEQIWIRDLADPICLRACTHICTSENDMAQLIDRIRTLSAMGR